A portion of the Flavobacterium limnophilum genome contains these proteins:
- a CDS encoding type II toxin-antitoxin system RelE family toxin gives MNKFKIIWSSESIKDLKKIKNNVSKSKLKNIATAPKQIIFGEQFQIDEYRKDCRRIIEGNYKILYQFKNDEIRIVKIFNSLHDPIKSLS, from the coding sequence ATGAATAAATTTAAAATAATTTGGTCATCAGAATCAATAAAAGATTTGAAAAAAATTAAAAATAATGTTTCAAAATCTAAATTAAAAAACATTGCAACAGCTCCCAAACAAATAATCTTTGGAGAACAATTTCAAATTGATGAATACAGAAAAGATTGCAGAAGAATAATCGAAGGCAACTACAAAATCTTATATCAATTTAAAAACGATGAAATCAGGATAGTCAAAATTTTCAATTCACTTCACGACCCAATAAAAAGTTTATCTTAA
- a CDS encoding O-methyltransferase: protein MHFISQELENYIEQHSEKEPELLAALNKETYQKVLLPRMLSGHFQGRVLSMLSKLIRPLNILEIGTYTGYSALCLCEGMQENGTLHTIDIKEELVDFQRKHFDKSPWGNQIVQHLGEALDIIPTLDTKFDLVFIDADKENYINYFELIVPKMNKGGIILSDNVLWSGKVLEPLNPKDISTKILLEYNQLLKNDPRVETVLLPIRDGLTVSRVL, encoded by the coding sequence ATGCACTTCATTTCCCAAGAACTAGAAAATTATATCGAGCAACATTCCGAAAAAGAACCTGAATTGTTGGCGGCTTTGAACAAGGAAACCTATCAAAAAGTTTTGCTGCCTCGAATGCTGAGCGGGCATTTTCAAGGACGCGTTTTGAGTATGTTGTCCAAATTGATTCGTCCCTTAAATATTCTCGAAATCGGAACTTATACCGGTTATTCGGCTTTGTGTTTGTGCGAAGGAATGCAGGAAAACGGCACGCTTCACACGATTGACATCAAGGAAGAATTGGTCGATTTTCAGCGCAAACATTTTGACAAATCGCCTTGGGGAAACCAAATTGTGCAACATCTTGGCGAGGCTTTGGACATTATTCCGACATTAGACACGAAATTTGACTTGGTTTTTATTGATGCCGACAAGGAAAACTACATTAACTATTTTGAATTGATTGTTCCAAAAATGAACAAGGGCGGCATTATTCTTTCGGATAATGTGTTGTGGAGCGGAAAAGTTCTGGAACCCTTGAATCCTAAAGACATTAGCACTAAAATATTATTGGAATACAATCAATTGCTGAAAAACGATCCGAGAGTGGAAACGGTTTTATTGCCTATTCGGGATGGATTGACGGTAAGTCGGGTTTTGTAA
- a CDS encoding phosphatase PAP2 family protein, with protein MLEKILSLDVKLFVFLNSLGSDTYDGLWLIITKQIYWTPLFLFLLYLVFRKLGAKQALFLMLFVAILLVCTDQIANLFKNGVQRLRPCNNPEINSFIRIVQSRNSFSFFSGHATSSMAVTTFLYLIFKRDFKYFWLLFLWPLIFAYSRIYLGLHYPLDIISGYLCGAILAFLMFKLYQIALKRSFSTGIY; from the coding sequence ATGCTGGAAAAAATATTGTCGCTTGATGTCAAATTATTTGTTTTCTTGAATAGCTTGGGATCAGATACTTATGACGGTCTTTGGTTGATTATTACCAAACAAATCTATTGGACGCCACTTTTTTTGTTCTTGTTGTATCTCGTTTTTAGGAAATTGGGAGCGAAGCAAGCCCTTTTTTTGATGTTATTCGTGGCAATTTTATTAGTTTGTACTGACCAAATCGCCAATTTGTTCAAAAACGGAGTCCAAAGATTGCGACCATGCAATAATCCGGAAATAAATTCTTTCATACGAATTGTACAATCCAGAAATTCTTTTAGTTTTTTCTCGGGTCACGCCACAAGTTCAATGGCGGTTACCACATTTTTATATCTTATTTTTAAAAGGGATTTCAAATACTTTTGGTTACTGTTTCTGTGGCCGTTAATCTTCGCTTACAGCAGGATATATCTAGGATTGCATTATCCATTGGATATAATTTCTGGGTATTTGTGTGGTGCAATATTGGCTTTTTTGATGTTCAAATTGTATCAAATAGCACTGAAGAGAAGTTTTTCTACTGGAATTTATTAA
- a CDS encoding Sec-independent protein translocase subunit TatA/TatB, giving the protein MFGIGGGELIFILFIILMLFGSDKVPEIARTMGKAMAQLKNATNDIKSEIQKGAEDNGFDKKMLNDLTGNITSEINSAKANLLGDTNPLKGMSDSFSSEISKVQSSVLEDATPQVDKLQEEIEDAIGPIKRTK; this is encoded by the coding sequence GTTTGGAATAGGAGGAGGCGAATTAATTTTCATTTTGTTTATCATCTTGATGCTTTTTGGGTCTGACAAAGTGCCGGAAATTGCCCGTACCATGGGGAAAGCAATGGCGCAATTGAAAAATGCCACCAACGATATAAAAAGCGAAATTCAAAAAGGTGCCGAAGACAATGGTTTCGACAAAAAAATGTTGAATGATTTAACCGGAAATATTACTTCAGAAATCAATAGTGCCAAAGCTAATTTGCTGGGTGACACAAATCCATTGAAAGGAATGTCGGATTCTTTCTCGTCTGAAATCAGCAAAGTTCAAAGTAGCGTGTTAGAAGATGCAACTCCTCAAGTTGATAAGCTTCAAGAAGAAATTGAGGATGCCATTGGACCTATAAAACGCACCAAATAA